The Nitrospirota bacterium genome contains a region encoding:
- the tatA gene encoding twin-arginine translocase TatA/TatE family subunit, giving the protein MFGSIGFTELILILFIVLIIFGAGKLPQLGEGLGKAIKGFKKSVHEADQIEAEAQAQAQAQVQQVAAPQSQPAPPPAQPAAAAPVAEQPAATLTPPSHA; this is encoded by the coding sequence ATGTTTGGAAGTATCGGATTCACGGAGCTGATTCTGATTCTGTTCATCGTGTTGATCATTTTCGGAGCCGGGAAACTGCCCCAACTCGGCGAGGGACTCGGCAAGGCGATCAAGGGCTTTAAGAAATCCGTTCATGAAGCGGATCAAATCGAAGCCGAAGCTCAAGCTCAGGCCCAGGCTCAGGTTCAGCAGGTTGCCGCTCCACAGTCCCAGCCAGCTCCGCCGCCGGCCCAACCTGCTGCCGCTGCTCCAGTGGCCGAACAGCCTGCGGCGACCCTCACGCCGCCGTCTCATGCGTAG
- a CDS encoding tetratricopeptide repeat protein, whose product MDEQKTTPSPDPGGAAVEQAEQPLTPEEEIAELEKLLAAEPDDFQARCRLGELYFSKGRLDDALAEVKKSIEMAEGLRAEMNRSLAMYYSNLGTIYATKGMMEEAEAQFKQALEIHGSDVLALFNLGRVHAEKRQYMEAKKYFEKLVEITPEDPIAWYNLAGVYVELDNPQVSDYNTMDMAMQCYLRVLELDPKHLESSFKLMEIALNHKKTDLAIKVMESAVEHNPDEPLAYYNLISVYDKCKMFEQAEQARQRLKERFAKRSKDTAAT is encoded by the coding sequence ATGGATGAACAGAAAACGACACCTTCACCGGATCCGGGAGGAGCGGCGGTCGAACAGGCGGAGCAGCCGCTGACGCCCGAGGAAGAAATTGCGGAACTGGAAAAGCTGTTGGCGGCTGAGCCCGACGATTTCCAAGCTCGCTGCCGACTGGGAGAGTTGTATTTCAGCAAGGGTCGGTTGGATGATGCGCTCGCCGAAGTGAAAAAATCCATCGAGATGGCTGAAGGGCTGCGGGCCGAGATGAACCGATCGCTGGCCATGTATTACTCCAATCTCGGAACAATCTACGCCACCAAAGGCATGATGGAAGAAGCCGAAGCGCAATTCAAGCAGGCGCTCGAGATTCATGGCAGCGACGTGCTCGCCCTTTTCAATCTCGGCCGCGTTCACGCCGAAAAACGGCAATACATGGAGGCCAAAAAGTACTTCGAGAAGCTGGTGGAAATCACACCCGAGGATCCGATCGCGTGGTACAACCTGGCGGGAGTCTATGTGGAACTTGATAACCCCCAGGTCTCGGATTACAACACGATGGATATGGCGATGCAGTGCTATCTCCGCGTATTGGAGCTCGACCCGAAGCATCTCGAATCAAGCTTCAAGCTCATGGAGATCGCGCTGAATCACAAGAAAACCGACCTGGCGATCAAGGTCATGGAGAGCGCGGTCGAACACAACCCGGATGAGCCGCTCGCGTATTACAATCTGATCAGCGTCTACGACAAGTGTAAAATGTTCGAACAGGCGGAGCAGGCCAGGCAGCGGTTGAAGGAACGGTTTGCAAAGCGGTCGAAAGACACAGCGGCAACCTGA